Within the Sporohalobacter salinus genome, the region AAGTATAATCTAAAGGATTACTTGATTAAGTCTGATTATCAGAAGAGAAAGCCTCTAAAAGCTGTAAAAGAACTGCAGACTTATTTAGATTTAAGTCAACCTCCTATTAGGATTGAAGGTTTTGACATTTCAAATATTCAGGGAACTGATCCTGTTGCTTCGTTGGTAGTATTTGAAAATGGGAGTTCTAAAAAAGGAGATTATAGGCGGTTTAAGATTAAAACAGTTGAAGGTCCTGATGATTTTGCTATGATGAAAGAAGTAATTAAACGGCGTTATTCTCGGCTGTTAGAAGAAGATAGGAAATTACCTGATTTAATCTTGATTGATGGCGGTAAAGGACAGTTGAATGCTGCTTTAGAGGTTTTAGATGAATTAGGAATTAATGATCAGGCCATTATTGGCTTAGCTAAAAAGAAAGAGGAGGTTTTTGTAGAAGGCAAGTCAGATCCGATAATTCTTCCTCGAGATTCGGAAGCATTATATCTTCTGCAGAGGGTTAGGGATGAAGCTCACCGTTTTGCTGTTAATTATCATCGTAAACTACGGTCACGGCGGGTAACTCATTCTATGTTAGATGATATTCCCGGTATCGGTCAGAAACGACGAGAACGCTTATTACAATACTTTGGTTCATTAGATAAGATAAGGAAGGCTTCAGTTGAAGAATTAAGTGAGGTTAGAGGCATCAGTGAGGGGATAGCTACTACGGTTTATAATTATTTACGTGAGCATACAAGACCATAATTGAATAAGTTAGATTGGGTATTGAAGATTGAAACTGCTGATATAATATCAGCAGTTTTTATTTTTGATTAAACTGTCTTGACTTTTCAGAAAGATTATAATATAATCACAAATAAGAGTAAATAAGCATAAACGATCAAAAAACAGCTATATTTCAGCGAGATTTGAGCAAAAATCTATGATTGGTTATATAGTTAGTTCATTATAGAAAGTGAGGGATAGCTTTGTTTGCTGAAGAGAGACAAAAGAAGATTTTAGAATTAATTAAACAAAGAGATTCTGTAAAAGTAAATCAATTAAGTGAAAAATTTAGTGTTTCACCATCTACTATTAGAAGGGATTTAAAAGAATTAGAACAGGAAAATTTAATTAAAAGAACACATGGGGGAGCAGTAAATAATGAAAGTATGAAATTCGAACCGTCTGTTTCAGAAAAGGAAGAGCAGCGATTAAAAGAAAAAGAGTGGATTGGAAGTGCAGCTGCAAATTTAGTTGTTGATGGTGAAAGTATAATATTAGATGCTGGGACTACCACTGCTCAAATTGCTAAAAATTTAACAGAAGGTTCTGATTTAACAGTTATAACTAACGGAATTAATGTTGCAGCTGAACTAGAAAAAATTGAAGGAATAGAGATATTAGTTGCTGGTGGTAGATTGAAACAGAAAACATTATCATTAATAGGATCAATAGCTCAACAGATGCTAAAAAAGATTAAAGTAGACAAAGCCTTCATTGGAGTTAATGGAATTACCGTTGAAGATGGTTTAACTACTCCGGATATTGAAGAAGCAAAGACAAAAGAAATTATGATAGAAACAGCTAAAGAAGTAATTGTTGTTGCCGATCATAGTAAGTTTGGTCAAGTAACTTTTGCTCAGATCTGTTCTTTAGAAAAGATAGATAAAATTATTACTGATAAAACTATAGATGATGAAATATTAGATGAATATTTACAATTAGGTATAGATGTTGACATAATTTAGAGAGGAGGTTTTAGATGATAATTACTTTAACTTTAAACCCAGCTATAGATAAGATGTTAACTGTAGATGATTTTCAACTTGATAAAGTAAATCGAGCCAAAGATGTTAGACGTGATATAGGTGGAAAAGGTATTAATGTTTCTAAAGTAGTAGCAGAACTAGGTGGTAAGACTACAGCTTTAGGATTATTAGCTGGGAATAATGGAAACTTTATTGTGAATAGATTAGATGAATTAGGGATTATACATAATTTTACTTGGTTAGATGGAGAAACACGTACTAATTTGAAGTTAGTTGATATTCAAAAAAGTCATGAAATAGAGATAAATGAACCTGGATTTAGAGTAACAGATAGTGATATTGATAATTTGAAATCAGATTTATTAGATACAGTTACTGAAGATGATTTTGTAGTTTTATCCGGCAGCTTACCTAGAAATGTACCATCGAATATTTATGCAGATTTAATTACTGATATCAAGAATAGCGGTGGAAAAGCTGTTTTAGATACTTCTGGTTTTCCATTAACAGTTGGTTTAAAAGCTAAGCCTTATCTCATAAAACCCAATCTATCGGAATTAGAAGAATTAGTTAATGAAGAATTGGAGACATTAGACCAGATTGTGAGAGCAGGGAAAAAGGTTTACCACCAAGGGATTAAGGTAGTGATTATATCTTTAGGTAGTGAGGGGTCAATTATAATCAGTAATCAAGGAGTTTGGAAGCTAACTTCTTCAGCTGTAGAGGTTAAAAGTACAGTAGGAGCAGGGGATACTTTGGTAGGAGCTTTAGTGCTACAGTTGAATCAAGGAGTAAAGTTAAAGCAGGCAATTACTTATGCTGCTGCTGCTAGTGTGAATAGTGTAACTAAGCCAGGTACTCAACTTTGTCAGCAGACTGAAGTTGAGCAGTTTTTAGAGTTAATTAATGTTGAGGAGTTAGAATAGTAAAAATATTAATTTTGAAAGGAAGAATGTTAAATTAAAGGAGGGGTAAAAATGGAGATTAGTGATTTATTAATTCCTAAATTAATTGAGTTGAATTTAGAGGCTAAAACTAAAAATGATGCTTTACGTGAATTAGTTAATCTATTAGCAGCGGAAGACAAAATTACTTCTAAAGAAGAATTTTATCAAGTTATTTTGGATCGGGAAGAAAAGAGTACTACTGGAGTAGGAAATGGGGTGGCTATACCTCACGGTAAAAGCGAGGTAGTTAAGGAACCAGCATTAGTTTTTGCTAAAACTGAGGAAGGAATTGAGTTTGATAGTCTTGATGAGCAGCCGGCTAAGATTTTCTTTATGATTGCAGTTCCTAAAACCGGAACCGACGATCATTTGAAGATATTAGCCCAATTATCTCGTAAGTTGATGCATGATGATTTCAGGCAAGATTTATTAGCTGCCCAGTCAAAAAAGGAAATTTTAAGTGTAATAGATGAGCATGAATAATTAAATAAGGAGGGAGAATAATGAAGAAGATAATAGCTGTAACTTCCTGCCCAACTGGAATAGCCCATACTTTCATGGCGGCAGAAGCTTTAGAAGAGGCTGCTAAAGAAAAGGGGCTTGAAGTTAAAGTGGAGACTAGAGCAGCTGAAGGGACAGAAAATGAGTTAACTGTTGAGGACATTCAAGAGGCTGAAGCAGTTATTGTTGCTGCTGATACTGATGTTGATACTGATAGATTTCAGGGGAAACCTGTTGTATCAACGGTAGTGGCTGATGCCATTAATAATGCAGCTGGATTAATTGAAGAGGCTTTGACAAAAGCAGAGAATTTTGAATCATGTCAAGAAGATTTTGTTTCAAATGTTCAAAATAATAAAAAGCAGCGTAGTTCACAAAGGAAGGGACTATATAAACACTTAATGAATGGTGTTTCTCGAATGATTCCTTTTGTAGTAGCTGGTGGTTTAATGATTGCTTTATCTTTTGCGGTAGGTGGAATTCATACTAAAGGAAGATTAGCTTCTGCTTTGATGCAGATTGGTGGCGATTCAGCTTTTGCTTTAATGGTTCCAATTTTAGCTGGATATATTGCTATTTCAATTGCTGATCGACCTGGTTTAGCACCTGGTATGATCGGTGGAATGTTAGCTTCTAAAATAGGAGCTGGTTTCTTAGGGGGAATTATAGCTGGATTCTTAGCTGGATATATTACAAAATGGTTGAAGGATAATATTAAGTTACCTGAAGTTTTAAAAGGTCTAAAACCAGTTCTAATTTTACCATTACTTTCGACTTTAATTGTTGGATTGTTGATGGTTTTTGTTGTAGGAAATCCTGTTAAAATAATTATGGATAGCTTACAAAGCTGGCTAGAAGGTATGACTGGTACTAATCGGGTAATATTAGGTATAATTTTAGGAGCGATGATGGCTTTTGATACGGGTGGTCCTGTTAATAAAGCTGCTTATACTTTTGCTACTGGATTATTGGCTTCTAAAGCTGCAGCTGGCCCTACGATTATGGCGGCAGTAATGGCGGGGGGAATGACTCCTCCATTAGGTCTTGCATTAGCTACTTTTGTTGCTGGAAATAAATTCAGTACCGATCAGAAGGAAGCTGGTAAGGCAGCGGGAGTCTTAGGAATTTCATTTATTACTGAAGGGGCAATTCCATTTGCTGCTGCTGATCCAATTAGGGTTATTCCTTCGATTGCAGTTGGCTCAGCTGTAGCAGGTGCTTTGTCAATGTTATTTAGGGTAACTTTACAGGCACCTCACGGTGGTATATTTGTGTTAGCAATTCCAGGAGCAGTGGGAAATTTAGGAATGTATATTATTTCAATCTTAGCAGGAACAATAGTTACAGCAGCCTTAATTAGTATTTTAAAATCTGAAGTAGACTAGATATAAGTTAAATTGATTTAGAGTAGAGAGGTGAATTATACATTATTTAGCCATTCTATATTACTCGGAATGGCTTTGATGTATATATAGATAAAAAAATTGTTTATAAAGAAGGATTTATTCTTAGTAACTTGAAGTATATATAACTAGTAAATAAATGACATATGAGGAAGGTATTAAATCAAGATGGAAAAGGTAAGGACAAAAATTACTAATAAGACTGGATTGCATGCTAGACCTGCATCTATGTTTAGTGAGATAGCAAATCAATATCAGGCTGATGTAACTGTTATTTATAAAGATAAAGAGGTAAATGGTAAAAGCGTTATGACAATTATGAGTTTAGGGGTTAGTCAGGGAGAAGAAATAACTATAATAGTAGAAGGGGAAGATGAAATTCAAGCAGTTACAGCTTTAACTGATTTGATTGAAAGTGATTTCAATGAATAGGAGGCAGAAGAAAAAAATGAATAAAAAATTCAACGGGGTAGCAGCTTCTCCAGGTATAGTAACTGGTAAAGTGTTAGTATTGACAGAAGACGATTTAACTTATGAGACAAAAAAAGTTGAAGATCTAGAGGGAGAAAAAGAACGGTTACAGGAAGCTATTCAGACTTCTAAAGAAGATTTAAATAGCCTAAAAGAGAAAGTAAAGGTTGAGATGGGAGAAGATAAGGCTGAAATATTCCAGGCTCATTTAATGTTAGTAGAAGATCCGGAGTTAATTTCTACAATTCAAGACAAAATTGAAACTAAAAAGATTAATGTAGAGGCAGCTGTAGATGAAGCAGTAAAAGAATTTGCTACTATGTTTGAAAATATGGATGATGAGTATATGCAGGGAAGAGCTTCTGATATTCGTGATGTAGGAAATAGAATTTTAAAGAACTTGTTGGGAATAGATACTACATCATTATTAGGAATAGAAGATGAGGTTATATTAGTTGCCCGTGATTTAATTCCTTCTGATACTGCCCAAATAGATAAGGATAAGGTATTGGCTTTTGCAACAGAGCAGGGAAGTAGAACTTCTCATACTGCTATTATGGCCCGCTCCTTAGAAATACCTGCTGTAACAGGAGTTAATGATTTGTTAGCTGATGTTGAATCAGAAACAGAGATTATTGTTGATGGACTAGAAGGGGAAGTTATTTTAAATCCAACTAAAGAAAAGTTAATGGAGTATGAAGAAAAGGCTAAGGAGTATCAAAACCGAAGAGAAGAATTAATTCAACTTAAGGAGGTAGCTGCTGAGACTAAAGATGGTCATGCTGTAGAATTAGCTGCTAATATTGGTACTCCTAAAGATCTTACAGGTGTTCTAAAGCAGGGAGCAGAAGGAATAGGCCTATATCGAACGGAATTTCTTTATATGGATCGAGATTCACTCCCCAGTGAAGAAGAACAGTTTGAAGCTTATAAGGAGGTAGCAGAGAAGGTAGATGGTCCAGTAATAATTAGAACTCTCGATATTGGTGGAGATAAGGAATTATCTTATTTAGATTTACCAGAGGAGATGAATCCTTTTCTAGGTTATCGAGCAATTAGAATTTCTTTAGATCGACCGGATGTCTTTAAGGAACAGTTGAGGGCCATTTTACGGGCTAGTGTATATGGTGAAGTTAAGATTATGTATCCTATGATATCAAGTTTAGAAGAACTACGGGCAGCAAATAATATATTAGAAGAGGTAAAAGAAGAATTACGTCAAGAAAATAAGGAGTTTGATGAAGATTTAGAAGTAGGTATGATGATTGAAGTTCCAGCTACAGCAATGATTGCTGATGCTTTAGCTCAAGAAACTGACTTTTTCAGTATTGGGACTAATGATTTAATTCAATATACGACTGCTACTGATAGAATGAATAATAATATTTCACATCTTTATCAACCTTTTCATCCAGCAATTTTGAAGTTTATTAAACGTGTTGTTGATGCTGGTCATGCTGCAGGTAACTGGGTAGGTATGTGTGGAGAAGTAGCAGGAGATAAGAGATTAACTCCATTTTTATTAGGTATAGGTCTTGATGAATTTAGTATGAGTTCTATTTTAATTCTTGAGGTAAAAGAGAGAATTAGGAATATGACTTTAACAGAAGCAGAAAATATTGCCCAGAAAGTTTTACAGATGTCAACAGCTAAGGAGATAAAAGATTATTTAGAATAGATAATAGAGAAACCTATTCTTATTTATATAAAGAATGAATTTATTAACCTGTTCTTTAATCTAGATTAAAGAACAGGTTAATTTTTTAATATAAACTATACTTAAATATTTTAATTTTTAACCCATTTGAAGTCAAAACTAAGTAGTGATATATAAAATATTGAAATTACTTGTTTAAGTTGAAGCAGGACACCATTTAGTAAATGTTGAATATAATGATAGTAGTAATTACTTTGATGAGGAGTGAAGGGATCATGAGTTTTAATGATAAGCTATATCGATCTACAACAGATAAGATGGTAGCAGGTGTTTGTGGTGGAATTGCTGAATACTTCAATATTGATTCTACTATAGTTAGATTAATCTGGATTCTTTTGTTTATGGGAGCTGGCTGTGGTTTTATTGCTTATATCATTTGTTGGGTAGTAATTCCTAAAAGGGATAGATAAAAGAATAGCTTTTGGTTTATTGCAATAAACCAAAAGCTATTCTTTGGCTGAAACTTTTTGATTGTAAGCTTTGATCACATCACTTCTACTAATTAATCCTACTAGTTTATCTTCTTCTTCTTTATCTACTACTGGAATACGGCCTATGTTATGGAAGGTTAACTTTTTTAGAGCTGTAGTTAAAAATTCATCTGGATAAGCAACAATTAAGTCTTTTGTCATATGTTGAGATACTAATTTTTCTAGTCTATTTTCCGGATCGATATCTCTAATATCATTTAAAGTAATAATTCCGACTAATTTACCAGTTTTATTGATAACAGGAAAGCCAGTATGACGAGAAGACTGCATTAATTTAATTACTTTACTTATAGAATCTTCGGCGGATACAATATCTAAATTATCAGCATGAACCATAATATCTTTGACAAAAATTGATTTAGATTCATTAATTTTTTCTCTTCGATCTGGATTAATTCCTCGTCGGATTAATTTTCCAGTATAAATATTTTCTTTGCTAATGATAGTGGATATAATAGTACTGATAACACAGCTAATCAGTAAGGGAAGTATAATCTGATAGTTTCTTGTTATTTCCATAATTATCATAATTGCTGTGATTGGCGCTTGCATAGTTCCAGCAATTACAGCTCCCATTCCTACTAAAGCATAAGCACCGGGAGAAGCAGTGATAGCTGGATATAAGTTATTAAGTAGAATACCTAAACTACTTCCTAAAGCTGCTCCAATAAATAAAGAAGGAGTAAATATTCCCCCGGAATGTCCTGAACCTAATGTAATTGAAGTAGCTAAAACTTTTAAGATGATAAGCCCAGTTAAAGTAGGCAATAAAAATTGGTTATTAAGAGTCTTTTCAATTACTGAACAGCCTAATCCCATTATATAAGGGAAACCAAGACCAATTCCTCCTACCATTAATCCACCTATAACTGGCTTGAAGTAAATAGAGAAATCCCAATTTTCAAATAATTCACTAATTTTATATAAAGCTGAGATGAAGATTCGGCTAATACCAGCAGCTAAGATTCCTAGAACAATGTAGAATATGAGCTCAGTTGAATGAACCATGCTATACTCAAAGTTTGAAAAGAAAGGTTGATTTCCATTTAAAAGGAGGTTAATTACAGAGGCCATAACTGAGGAAATGACTATTAATCCAAAACTGCTAAAGGTAAATTCAAATAGAATAATTTCTAAGGCAAAGAATACTCCTGCAATTGGAGCATTGAAAAGAGAAGCAATGCCTGCTGCAGCACCACAACCAACTAAAGTTTTTAAATGGCGACTAGGTATGTTAGGAATTTGTCCTAGTATGGAACCAACACCAGCTCCCATTTCTACAATTGGACCTGTAGAACCAACTGAATTTCCAGAACCAATCGAAACTGCTGAAGCTAATACCTTAGTCAGTATAGTTTTAATTTTAATTTTTCCTTTATTTATCACTACAGCTTCCATCACTTCTGGAATTCCATGACCTTTGGCTTTAGGTTCAAGGTTATAGATTAATGATGCAACAACTATTCCACCTAAAGCAGGAATAAGAACAAGTTGGAATTTGTTAATATTATACAATGGCATTGAAAGTATTATTTTGCGATATATAATAGCAAATAATCCACTACTAGCTCCAGTTAGTATAGAAAGAATAATTAATAAGATATAATTCTTTATTCTATCTTTCATTTTATTTCTCCTTTTCATTATTCCATGTATTTATCGTATAATTATAACAAATATAAGTTAGATAATCAATGTTAAAAAAATATTAGGTTCAAATTTTGGATTTAATTTAGTTATTTTAATTTTTATAATTAAATTTGATGATTAAAGTAAGATTAAAAGTGAATTTAGTAGTTTTCAATATAATTTAAACCTGCAACTGGCAAATTGCAGGTTTGCATCCTAAATACGGCGATTTTCTTCTAATTGTGCATCTAGTAATTCATGATCAATAGTACTGAAGTCTCCTTCCATAGTAATCATTCCTTCATCTTCTAGAATTTGGACTACTTCTGACCAACTGTCACGTTGATTTTCTGGAAGACTAAGAATGAAATCATTAATCTCTTCAACAGGGACTTCATTTCTCACTTTCATACCGCCGAATTTCATATGCTGTTCTATTTGTTTGAATATAGGTGCCACCTCCTATCAGTAGTTTATTAATAGTATCTTGATTGAAGAAAGCTTTGATAACTGGAAAATTTATTTTTCTGTTTTAATATAATTTGTAATTTTTAATTTTGTATATTTTTATAAAGTTGGACTAATTATAAAAGTAAATGTATCTTAACTAGGAGGGAAAATAATGATATCTGATGATGAGAGAGTTAAAATTGGAATTATTGGTGCAGGATTTGTAGGTTCTACAATTGCATTTACTTTAATGATGAGTGGATTAGCTTCAGAAATAGTATTAGTAGATATTGATGAAGATAAGGCGAAGGGAGAAGCTATGGATTTAAGACATGGAGCTTCCTTTGTAAGTCCAGTTGATATTGAAACTGGAACTTATAGTGATTGTCGGGACGCAGACCTTATAATCATTACTGCTGGTGCTAATCAGAATCCTGATGAGACAAGATTGGATTTAACTAAAAAGAATACAGAAATTTTTAAAGATATAATTCCTAAGTTAACTTCAGATATTGATTCTGATACGTTATTATTAGTAGTTACTAATCCAGTTGATATTTTATCTTATGTAACTTGGAAATTATCTGATTTACCATCACATAGGGTGATAGGATCTGGAACAGTATTGGATAGTTCTAGATTTCGGTATAGTTTAAGTCAGCGCTGTG harbors:
- a CDS encoding chloride channel protein is translated as MKDRIKNYILLIILSILTGASSGLFAIIYRKIILSMPLYNINKFQLVLIPALGGIVVASLIYNLEPKAKGHGIPEVMEAVVINKGKIKIKTILTKVLASAVSIGSGNSVGSTGPIVEMGAGVGSILGQIPNIPSRHLKTLVGCGAAAGIASLFNAPIAGVFFALEIILFEFTFSSFGLIVISSVMASVINLLLNGNQPFFSNFEYSMVHSTELIFYIVLGILAAGISRIFISALYKISELFENWDFSIYFKPVIGGLMVGGIGLGFPYIMGLGCSVIEKTLNNQFLLPTLTGLIILKVLATSITLGSGHSGGIFTPSLFIGAALGSSLGILLNNLYPAITASPGAYALVGMGAVIAGTMQAPITAIMIIMEITRNYQIILPLLISCVISTIISTIISKENIYTGKLIRRGINPDRREKINESKSIFVKDIMVHADNLDIVSAEDSISKVIKLMQSSRHTGFPVINKTGKLVGIITLNDIRDIDPENRLEKLVSQHMTKDLIVAYPDEFLTTALKKLTFHNIGRIPVVDKEEEDKLVGLISRSDVIKAYNQKVSAKE
- a CDS encoding PTS fructose transporter subunit IIC; protein product: MKKIIAVTSCPTGIAHTFMAAEALEEAAKEKGLEVKVETRAAEGTENELTVEDIQEAEAVIVAADTDVDTDRFQGKPVVSTVVADAINNAAGLIEEALTKAENFESCQEDFVSNVQNNKKQRSSQRKGLYKHLMNGVSRMIPFVVAGGLMIALSFAVGGIHTKGRLASALMQIGGDSAFALMVPILAGYIAISIADRPGLAPGMIGGMLASKIGAGFLGGIIAGFLAGYITKWLKDNIKLPEVLKGLKPVLILPLLSTLIVGLLMVFVVGNPVKIIMDSLQSWLEGMTGTNRVILGIILGAMMAFDTGGPVNKAAYTFATGLLASKAAAGPTIMAAVMAGGMTPPLGLALATFVAGNKFSTDQKEAGKAAGVLGISFITEGAIPFAAADPIRVIPSIAVGSAVAGALSMLFRVTLQAPHGGIFVLAIPGAVGNLGMYIISILAGTIVTAALISILKSEVD
- a CDS encoding PspC domain-containing protein; translated protein: MSFNDKLYRSTTDKMVAGVCGGIAEYFNIDSTIVRLIWILLFMGAGCGFIAYIICWVVIPKRDR
- a CDS encoding HPr family phosphocarrier protein, producing the protein MEKVRTKITNKTGLHARPASMFSEIANQYQADVTVIYKDKEVNGKSVMTIMSLGVSQGEEITIIVEGEDEIQAVTALTDLIESDFNE
- a CDS encoding L-lactate dehydrogenase; translation: MISDDERVKIGIIGAGFVGSTIAFTLMMSGLASEIVLVDIDEDKAKGEAMDLRHGASFVSPVDIETGTYSDCRDADLIIITAGANQNPDETRLDLTKKNTEIFKDIIPKLTSDIDSDTLLLVVTNPVDILSYVTWKLSDLPSHRVIGSGTVLDSSRFRYSLSQRCDIDARNIHGYIIGEHGDSEVPVWSATNIVGLPFEQFNEVCNQKDNINSKEEIISEIKNAAYEIIERKGATYYAIALAVNRIVKGIIRDENSILTLSTLVQDNYGLNDVYLSLPCIINRDGIREILNLELSSSEEAALTHSAKVLQESIEQIEI
- the ptsP gene encoding phosphoenolpyruvate--protein phosphotransferase; its protein translation is MNKKFNGVAASPGIVTGKVLVLTEDDLTYETKKVEDLEGEKERLQEAIQTSKEDLNSLKEKVKVEMGEDKAEIFQAHLMLVEDPELISTIQDKIETKKINVEAAVDEAVKEFATMFENMDDEYMQGRASDIRDVGNRILKNLLGIDTTSLLGIEDEVILVARDLIPSDTAQIDKDKVLAFATEQGSRTSHTAIMARSLEIPAVTGVNDLLADVESETEIIVDGLEGEVILNPTKEKLMEYEEKAKEYQNRREELIQLKEVAAETKDGHAVELAANIGTPKDLTGVLKQGAEGIGLYRTEFLYMDRDSLPSEEEQFEAYKEVAEKVDGPVIIRTLDIGGDKELSYLDLPEEMNPFLGYRAIRISLDRPDVFKEQLRAILRASVYGEVKIMYPMISSLEELRAANNILEEVKEELRQENKEFDEDLEVGMMIEVPATAMIADALAQETDFFSIGTNDLIQYTTATDRMNNNISHLYQPFHPAILKFIKRVVDAGHAAGNWVGMCGEVAGDKRLTPFLLGIGLDEFSMSSILILEVKERIRNMTLTEAENIAQKVLQMSTAKEIKDYLE
- a CDS encoding PTS sugar transporter subunit IIA: MEISDLLIPKLIELNLEAKTKNDALRELVNLLAAEDKITSKEEFYQVILDREEKSTTGVGNGVAIPHGKSEVVKEPALVFAKTEEGIEFDSLDEQPAKIFFMIAVPKTGTDDHLKILAQLSRKLMHDDFRQDLLAAQSKKEILSVIDEHE
- a CDS encoding DeoR/GlpR family DNA-binding transcription regulator → MFAEERQKKILELIKQRDSVKVNQLSEKFSVSPSTIRRDLKELEQENLIKRTHGGAVNNESMKFEPSVSEKEEQRLKEKEWIGSAAANLVVDGESIILDAGTTTAQIAKNLTEGSDLTVITNGINVAAELEKIEGIEILVAGGRLKQKTLSLIGSIAQQMLKKIKVDKAFIGVNGITVEDGLTTPDIEEAKTKEIMIETAKEVIVVADHSKFGQVTFAQICSLEKIDKIITDKTIDDEILDEYLQLGIDVDII
- the pfkB gene encoding 1-phosphofructokinase gives rise to the protein MIITLTLNPAIDKMLTVDDFQLDKVNRAKDVRRDIGGKGINVSKVVAELGGKTTALGLLAGNNGNFIVNRLDELGIIHNFTWLDGETRTNLKLVDIQKSHEIEINEPGFRVTDSDIDNLKSDLLDTVTEDDFVVLSGSLPRNVPSNIYADLITDIKNSGGKAVLDTSGFPLTVGLKAKPYLIKPNLSELEELVNEELETLDQIVRAGKKVYHQGIKVVIISLGSEGSIIISNQGVWKLTSSAVEVKSTVGAGDTLVGALVLQLNQGVKLKQAITYAAAASVNSVTKPGTQLCQQTEVEQFLELINVEELE